One region of Apium graveolens cultivar Ventura unplaced genomic scaffold, ASM990537v1 ctg5273, whole genome shotgun sequence genomic DNA includes:
- the LOC141702538 gene encoding protein SODIUM POTASSIUM ROOT DEFECTIVE 2-like, with protein sequence MIAGLVNVALYRMLFQETKKIYNPHSTGAVLCGHRQVAEVVVLRVSLHCRGCERKMRKHIFKMEGVTSFNIDFAAKKLTVVGNVTPLSVLASVSKVKKAQLLT encoded by the exons ATGATAGCTGGACTGGTGAACGTGGCTTTGTACAG GATGCTTTTTCAAGAGACAAAAAAAATTTACAACCCTCATTCTACTGGTGCAGTGCTCTGCGGTCATAGACAGGTGGCTGAG GTAGTAGTACTTCGAGTGTCTCTTCATTGCAGAGGATGCGAAAGAAAAATGAGGAAACATATATTCAAAATGGAAG GAGTAACATCTTTTAACATAGACTTTGCTGCAAAGAAGTTGACAGTTGTTGGAAATGTAACACCGTTATCGGTATTGGCTAGTGTCTCCAAAGTGAAAAAAGCTCAACTCTTGACATAA